The Megachile rotundata isolate GNS110a chromosome 11, iyMegRotu1, whole genome shotgun sequence genome includes a region encoding these proteins:
- the LOC100875592 gene encoding protein Loquacious-like isoform X1: protein MEEMHQPQQVGPNMMANVGGGVPNHSNNVNRRSRLRLSLHSLMVEKLPISEAAQLEMKSLTNKTPVSILQELLSRRGTTPKYELIQVEGAIHEPIFRYRVTVADIVGTILKLEVSIVKGGKTLRQFLIFVQLVFHDRRATNPIVSAMGTGKSKKEAKHAAARAVLDKLCRLNSDTPDSPLQNNIPDSENLQELSGYGEETLITNPIGALQEMCMSRHWPPPKYTMENEEGLPHERQFTIVCSILKYREVGQGKSKKVAKRHAAHKMWQALHDMNTESSNVDEDEVLQRNANVNARYAELKGSKISTLTTIHSLKVSQFHKSLKSSTGVKLFELQNTCLNDGDVNLVQFLQEIASEQQFEVTYVDIEEKSISGKCQCLVQLSTLPVAVCYGCGVTSKDAQASAAQNALEYLKIMTKK from the exons TCGTTACACAGTTTAATGGTGGAAAAACTTCCAATAAGTGAGGCTGCTCAATTGGAGATGAAGTCACTGACCAACAAAACACCAGTTTCTATTCTTCAGGAATTGCTTTCTCGTAGGGGTACAACACCAAAGTATGAACTAATACAAGTAGAAGGTGCTATCCATGAGCCTATTTTTCGTTATCGTGTCACTGTTGCTGATATTGTTG GAACCATTCTCAAATTAGAAGTTTCTATTGTGAAAGGTGGCAAGACATTGAGACAGTTCTTGATATTTGTTCAATTGGTTTTCCATGACAGGAGGGCAACAA ATCCAATTGTTTCAGCAATGGGGACTGGAAAGTCAAAAAAGGAAGCAAAACATGCTGCTGCAAGAGCTGTACTGGATAAATTGTGTAGATTAAATAGCGATACTCCAGATTCTCCACTTCAAAATAATATACCAGA ttCTGAGAATCTGCAAGAATTATCAGGATATGGAGAAGAAACATTAATCACAAACCCAATTGGAGCATTACAAGAAATGTGTATGTCACGTCATTGGCCCCCACCGAAATATACAATGGAAAACGAGGAAGGTCTTCCACATGAGAGACAGTTTACCATTGTTtgttctattttaaaatatcgagAGGTTGGCCAgggaaaaagtaaaaaagtagCAAAGAGGCATGCAGCTCATAAAATGTGGCAAGCTTTACACGATATGAATACAGAGAGTTCCAACGTGGATGAAGATGAG GTTTTACAAAGAAATGCAAATGTGAATGCCCGTTACGCTGAACTGAAAGGTAgcaaaatttcaactttaacTACTATTCATAGCCTTAAAGTCTCACAATTTCATAAAAGTCTGAAATCATCAACTGGTGTTAAGCTTTTTGAATTACAG AACACTTGTTTGAACGATGGCGATGTAAATTTGGTACAGTTTTTGCAAGAAATTGCTTCAGAGCAGCAATTTGAAGTAACTTATGTTGATATCGAAGAAAAATCTATAAGTG GTAAATGCCAGTGCCTTGTGCAACTGTCTACATTGCCAGTAGCAGTTTGCTATGGTTGTGGTGTTACTAGTAAAGATGCTCAAGCTAGTGCTGCTCAGAACGCTTTGGAATATCTGAAAATCATGACCAAGAAGTGA
- the LOC100875592 gene encoding protein Loquacious-like isoform X4 → MEEMHQPQQVGPNMMANVGGGVPNHSNNVNRRSRLRLSLHSLMVEKLPISEAAQLEMKSLTNKTPVSILQELLSRRGTTPKYELIQVEGAIHEPIFRYRVTVADIVGTILKLEVSIVKGGKTLRQFLIFVQLVFHDRRATNPIVSAMGTGKSKKEAKHAAARAVLDKLCRLNSDTPDSPLQNNIPDSENLQELSGYGEETLITNPIGALQEMCMSRHWPPPKYTMENEEGLPHERQFTIVCSILKYREVGQGKSKKVAKRHAAHKMWQALHDMNTESSNVDEDENTCLNDGDVNLVQFLQEIASEQQFEVTYVDIEEKSISGKCQCLVQLSTLPVAVCYGCGVTSKDAQASAAQNALEYLKIMTKK, encoded by the exons TCGTTACACAGTTTAATGGTGGAAAAACTTCCAATAAGTGAGGCTGCTCAATTGGAGATGAAGTCACTGACCAACAAAACACCAGTTTCTATTCTTCAGGAATTGCTTTCTCGTAGGGGTACAACACCAAAGTATGAACTAATACAAGTAGAAGGTGCTATCCATGAGCCTATTTTTCGTTATCGTGTCACTGTTGCTGATATTGTTG GAACCATTCTCAAATTAGAAGTTTCTATTGTGAAAGGTGGCAAGACATTGAGACAGTTCTTGATATTTGTTCAATTGGTTTTCCATGACAGGAGGGCAACAA ATCCAATTGTTTCAGCAATGGGGACTGGAAAGTCAAAAAAGGAAGCAAAACATGCTGCTGCAAGAGCTGTACTGGATAAATTGTGTAGATTAAATAGCGATACTCCAGATTCTCCACTTCAAAATAATATACCAGA ttCTGAGAATCTGCAAGAATTATCAGGATATGGAGAAGAAACATTAATCACAAACCCAATTGGAGCATTACAAGAAATGTGTATGTCACGTCATTGGCCCCCACCGAAATATACAATGGAAAACGAGGAAGGTCTTCCACATGAGAGACAGTTTACCATTGTTtgttctattttaaaatatcgagAGGTTGGCCAgggaaaaagtaaaaaagtagCAAAGAGGCATGCAGCTCATAAAATGTGGCAAGCTTTACACGATATGAATACAGAGAGTTCCAACGTGGATGAAGATGAG AACACTTGTTTGAACGATGGCGATGTAAATTTGGTACAGTTTTTGCAAGAAATTGCTTCAGAGCAGCAATTTGAAGTAACTTATGTTGATATCGAAGAAAAATCTATAAGTG GTAAATGCCAGTGCCTTGTGCAACTGTCTACATTGCCAGTAGCAGTTTGCTATGGTTGTGGTGTTACTAGTAAAGATGCTCAAGCTAGTGCTGCTCAGAACGCTTTGGAATATCTGAAAATCATGACCAAGAAGTGA
- the LOC100875592 gene encoding protein Loquacious-like isoform X2, protein MEEMHQPQQVGPNMMANVGGGVPNHSNNVNRRSRLRLSLHSLMVEKLPISEAAQLEMKSLTNKTPVSILQELLSRRGTTPKYELIQVEGAIHEPIFRYRVTVADIVDPIVSAMGTGKSKKEAKHAAARAVLDKLCRLNSDTPDSPLQNNIPDSENLQELSGYGEETLITNPIGALQEMCMSRHWPPPKYTMENEEGLPHERQFTIVCSILKYREVGQGKSKKVAKRHAAHKMWQALHDMNTESSNVDEDEVLQRNANVNARYAELKGSKISTLTTIHSLKVSQFHKSLKSSTGVKLFELQNTCLNDGDVNLVQFLQEIASEQQFEVTYVDIEEKSISGKCQCLVQLSTLPVAVCYGCGVTSKDAQASAAQNALEYLKIMTKK, encoded by the exons TCGTTACACAGTTTAATGGTGGAAAAACTTCCAATAAGTGAGGCTGCTCAATTGGAGATGAAGTCACTGACCAACAAAACACCAGTTTCTATTCTTCAGGAATTGCTTTCTCGTAGGGGTACAACACCAAAGTATGAACTAATACAAGTAGAAGGTGCTATCCATGAGCCTATTTTTCGTTATCGTGTCACTGTTGCTGATATTGTTG ATCCAATTGTTTCAGCAATGGGGACTGGAAAGTCAAAAAAGGAAGCAAAACATGCTGCTGCAAGAGCTGTACTGGATAAATTGTGTAGATTAAATAGCGATACTCCAGATTCTCCACTTCAAAATAATATACCAGA ttCTGAGAATCTGCAAGAATTATCAGGATATGGAGAAGAAACATTAATCACAAACCCAATTGGAGCATTACAAGAAATGTGTATGTCACGTCATTGGCCCCCACCGAAATATACAATGGAAAACGAGGAAGGTCTTCCACATGAGAGACAGTTTACCATTGTTtgttctattttaaaatatcgagAGGTTGGCCAgggaaaaagtaaaaaagtagCAAAGAGGCATGCAGCTCATAAAATGTGGCAAGCTTTACACGATATGAATACAGAGAGTTCCAACGTGGATGAAGATGAG GTTTTACAAAGAAATGCAAATGTGAATGCCCGTTACGCTGAACTGAAAGGTAgcaaaatttcaactttaacTACTATTCATAGCCTTAAAGTCTCACAATTTCATAAAAGTCTGAAATCATCAACTGGTGTTAAGCTTTTTGAATTACAG AACACTTGTTTGAACGATGGCGATGTAAATTTGGTACAGTTTTTGCAAGAAATTGCTTCAGAGCAGCAATTTGAAGTAACTTATGTTGATATCGAAGAAAAATCTATAAGTG GTAAATGCCAGTGCCTTGTGCAACTGTCTACATTGCCAGTAGCAGTTTGCTATGGTTGTGGTGTTACTAGTAAAGATGCTCAAGCTAGTGCTGCTCAGAACGCTTTGGAATATCTGAAAATCATGACCAAGAAGTGA
- the LOC100875592 gene encoding protein Loquacious-like isoform X3 encodes MEEMHQPQQVGPNMMANVGGGVPNHSNNVNRRSRLRLSLHSLMVEKLPISEAAQLEMKSLTNKTPVSILQELLSRRGTTPKYELIQVEGAIHEPIFRYRVTVADIVAMGTGKSKKEAKHAAARAVLDKLCRLNSDTPDSPLQNNIPDSENLQELSGYGEETLITNPIGALQEMCMSRHWPPPKYTMENEEGLPHERQFTIVCSILKYREVGQGKSKKVAKRHAAHKMWQALHDMNTESSNVDEDEVLQRNANVNARYAELKGSKISTLTTIHSLKVSQFHKSLKSSTGVKLFELQNTCLNDGDVNLVQFLQEIASEQQFEVTYVDIEEKSISGKCQCLVQLSTLPVAVCYGCGVTSKDAQASAAQNALEYLKIMTKK; translated from the exons TCGTTACACAGTTTAATGGTGGAAAAACTTCCAATAAGTGAGGCTGCTCAATTGGAGATGAAGTCACTGACCAACAAAACACCAGTTTCTATTCTTCAGGAATTGCTTTCTCGTAGGGGTACAACACCAAAGTATGAACTAATACAAGTAGAAGGTGCTATCCATGAGCCTATTTTTCGTTATCGTGTCACTGTTGCTGATATTGTTG CAATGGGGACTGGAAAGTCAAAAAAGGAAGCAAAACATGCTGCTGCAAGAGCTGTACTGGATAAATTGTGTAGATTAAATAGCGATACTCCAGATTCTCCACTTCAAAATAATATACCAGA ttCTGAGAATCTGCAAGAATTATCAGGATATGGAGAAGAAACATTAATCACAAACCCAATTGGAGCATTACAAGAAATGTGTATGTCACGTCATTGGCCCCCACCGAAATATACAATGGAAAACGAGGAAGGTCTTCCACATGAGAGACAGTTTACCATTGTTtgttctattttaaaatatcgagAGGTTGGCCAgggaaaaagtaaaaaagtagCAAAGAGGCATGCAGCTCATAAAATGTGGCAAGCTTTACACGATATGAATACAGAGAGTTCCAACGTGGATGAAGATGAG GTTTTACAAAGAAATGCAAATGTGAATGCCCGTTACGCTGAACTGAAAGGTAgcaaaatttcaactttaacTACTATTCATAGCCTTAAAGTCTCACAATTTCATAAAAGTCTGAAATCATCAACTGGTGTTAAGCTTTTTGAATTACAG AACACTTGTTTGAACGATGGCGATGTAAATTTGGTACAGTTTTTGCAAGAAATTGCTTCAGAGCAGCAATTTGAAGTAACTTATGTTGATATCGAAGAAAAATCTATAAGTG GTAAATGCCAGTGCCTTGTGCAACTGTCTACATTGCCAGTAGCAGTTTGCTATGGTTGTGGTGTTACTAGTAAAGATGCTCAAGCTAGTGCTGCTCAGAACGCTTTGGAATATCTGAAAATCATGACCAAGAAGTGA
- the Mthfs gene encoding methenyltetrahydrofolate synthetase, translating to MTKCKIKKGHMSDKINKLVPHSLYKPDREGFFLRGCKDTGAMCGIRSAKLTLRKQMKYIIAQLSADEKQRQSRKVFEKLCSLKQFQESKRVSVYLSTEDEINTIPILKHMFKLNKEVFVPRYKGKQMEMVKLSSMEDYEKLPLTKWCIKQPSINEIRENALETGGLDLILLPGVAFTVTGKRLGHGMGYYDRFLEKCIKNQEKRPHMIAVAFNEQLREDIPISESDVLLDLVLTEKSA from the exons atgacaaaatgtaaaataaaaaaag GTCATATGTCAGACAAAATAAACAAGTTGGTGCCACATAGCTTATATAAACCTGACAGAGAGGGTTTTTTCTTAAGGGGTTGTAAAGACACAGGAGCCATGTGTGGAATTAGATCTGCCAAACTTACTTTACGTAAACAAATGAAATACATAATTGCACAATTAAGTGCTGATGAGAAACAAAGACAATCAAGAAAAGTATTTGAAAAA TTATGCTCTCTAAAACAATTTCAAGAAAGTAAAAGAGTTTCTGTGTATTTGAGCACAGAAGATGAAATTAATACAATACCAATACTAAAACATATGTTTAAACTGAACAAGGAAGTATTTGTTCCTAGATATAAAGGAAAACAAATGGAAATGGTTAAACTATCTTCAATGGAAGATTATGAAAAATTACCATTAACTAAATGGTGTATTAAACAACCAAGCATCAATGAAATCAGAGAAAATGCTTTAGAAACTG GTGGATTGGATTTAATACTTTTACCAGGTGTTGCATTTACTGTTACTG GAAAACGTTTGGGACATGGAATGGGTTATTATGACAGATTTTTGGAAAAGTGTATAAAGAACCAAGAAAAAAGACCACACATGATTGCAGTGGCATTTAATGAGCAGTTACGTGAAGATATTCCCATATCTGAAAGTGATGTACTTTTGGATCTTGTACTTACAGAGAAAAGTGCTTGA